In the Enterococcus saigonensis genome, one interval contains:
- a CDS encoding carbamoyl phosphate synthase small subunit, whose product MKRWLILEDGTYFEGEGFGASNNVFGEIVFTTSMTGYQETITDQSFNGQIITFTYPMVGNYGINRDDYESIAPTCKAIVVKEHARLASNWRNQMTLDEFLKHKEIPGIAGIDTRALTRKIRKYGTMKASIVAEEDFTHAYDQLKAAVLPTNQVAQVSTAKPYPSPGVGHNVVVIDFGLKHSILRELSKRHCNLTVLPYDTDATTILELCPDGVMLTNGPGDPKDVPTAIKMIQEIQGKVPIFGICLGHQLFSLANGADTFKMKFGHRGLNHPVREIATGRIDFTSQNHGYAVDARSIDNKRLMVTHVEVNDGTVEGVRHKDFPAFTVQFHPDAAPGPHDALHLFDEFIEMMDAWKEQNNAKAYRY is encoded by the coding sequence ATGAAACGTTGGTTAATCTTAGAAGACGGTACCTACTTTGAAGGGGAAGGATTTGGTGCTAGCAACAATGTATTTGGTGAAATTGTGTTTACAACTAGTATGACTGGCTACCAAGAAACGATTACCGACCAAAGCTTTAATGGACAAATTATTACGTTCACCTATCCAATGGTAGGAAATTATGGGATTAACCGGGATGACTATGAGTCAATTGCACCAACTTGTAAAGCAATAGTTGTAAAAGAACATGCACGACTTGCCAGTAATTGGCGAAACCAGATGACGCTAGACGAATTTTTAAAACATAAAGAAATTCCTGGTATTGCAGGAATTGATACCCGAGCTTTAACGAGAAAAATTAGAAAATACGGAACGATGAAGGCTAGCATTGTGGCAGAAGAAGATTTTACTCATGCATATGATCAATTAAAAGCTGCCGTTTTACCAACCAATCAAGTTGCTCAAGTTTCTACTGCTAAACCTTATCCAAGTCCTGGAGTTGGACATAACGTTGTTGTTATCGATTTTGGTTTAAAGCATAGTATCTTACGGGAACTCTCAAAGCGTCATTGTAACTTAACTGTTTTGCCATACGATACTGATGCGACTACAATTTTAGAGCTATGTCCAGATGGTGTTATGCTAACCAATGGACCGGGAGATCCTAAAGATGTTCCAACAGCGATAAAAATGATTCAGGAAATACAAGGGAAAGTCCCAATTTTTGGGATTTGCTTGGGGCATCAATTATTTTCATTAGCAAACGGTGCCGATACATTTAAAATGAAATTTGGCCACCGAGGCTTAAATCATCCAGTACGTGAAATTGCAACAGGACGAATTGATTTCACTTCACAAAACCATGGTTATGCCGTGGATGCTCGTTCAATTGACAACAAACGACTAATGGTGACGCATGTAGAGGTTAATGATGGGACAGTAGAAGGCGTTCGCCATAAAGACTTTCCTGCATTTACAGTCCAGTTTCATCCTGATGCAGCACCTGGTCCACATGATGCGCTACACTTATTTGATGAGTTTATTGAAATGATGGATGCATGGAAGGAGCAAAATAATGCCAAAGCGTACAGATATTAA
- a CDS encoding dihydroorotase yields the protein MKTLIKNGKINTYENHLTPAEIWIENGVIKAIGTNFEPTLFDEVFDADGQLITPGLVDVHVHLREPGFEYKETIKTGSLAAARGGFTTVCAMPNLNPVPDTVEKFQKVQAIIKEDAVVKVLQYAPITEELRSEVLTDQKALKKAGAFAFTNDGVGVQTAGTMYLAMKEAAANNMALVAHTEDESLLFGGVMHAGNKADELNLPGILSATESSQIARDLILAEETGCHYHVCHVSTKESVRIIRDAKKAGIHVTAEVSPHHLILSEDEIPNDFGYWKMNPPLRGSDDRQALIEGLLDGTIDCIATDHAPHGFEEKNQSFLKAPFGIVGSEYAFQLIYTHFVKTKIFTLEQVIAWMATKPATIFGLKAGRLQIGQPADLAVFAIEEEYEIDSEKFLSKAVNTPFDHSKVYGDTLLTFVNGQKVWQKGE from the coding sequence ATGAAAACACTCATTAAAAACGGTAAAATTAATACTTATGAAAATCACTTAACCCCAGCAGAAATTTGGATTGAAAACGGCGTAATTAAAGCAATTGGGACAAATTTTGAACCAACCCTTTTTGATGAAGTGTTTGATGCAGACGGACAATTAATAACACCGGGACTTGTAGATGTTCACGTTCACTTAAGAGAACCAGGGTTTGAATATAAGGAGACGATTAAAACTGGTAGTCTAGCAGCTGCTCGTGGAGGTTTCACCACTGTTTGTGCAATGCCCAATTTAAATCCAGTCCCAGATACAGTCGAAAAATTTCAAAAAGTTCAAGCGATAATTAAAGAAGATGCTGTAGTTAAAGTCTTACAATATGCGCCAATTACTGAAGAATTGCGTAGTGAAGTTTTAACAGATCAAAAAGCGTTGAAAAAAGCAGGTGCTTTTGCCTTTACTAATGATGGAGTAGGGGTTCAAACTGCTGGAACGATGTATTTAGCAATGAAAGAAGCTGCCGCAAACAACATGGCGCTAGTCGCCCATACAGAAGATGAATCCTTGCTTTTTGGTGGCGTCATGCACGCGGGAAACAAAGCTGACGAATTGAATTTGCCAGGGATTTTGAGTGCAACCGAGAGCTCCCAAATTGCTCGGGACTTGATTTTGGCTGAAGAAACTGGTTGTCATTATCATGTTTGTCATGTTTCAACTAAAGAAAGCGTCCGAATTATTCGAGACGCTAAAAAAGCGGGTATTCACGTTACAGCAGAGGTTTCCCCTCACCATCTAATCTTGTCTGAAGATGAAATTCCAAATGATTTTGGATATTGGAAAATGAATCCACCATTACGTGGTTCAGATGACCGACAAGCTCTAATTGAAGGCCTATTGGATGGCACAATCGACTGTATCGCAACCGATCACGCGCCGCATGGCTTTGAAGAGAAAAATCAGAGTTTTCTAAAAGCACCATTTGGCATTGTTGGTTCTGAATATGCTTTTCAGTTAATTTACACGCATTTTGTTAAAACTAAAATTTTCACTTTAGAACAAGTTATTGCTTGGATGGCGACGAAACCTGCAACAATTTTTGGCTTAAAAGCAGGGCGCCTACAGATTGGTCAACCTGCGGATTTAGCAGTTTTTGCCATTGAAGAGGAATACGAAATCGACTCTGAAAAATTTTTATCAAAAGCAGTTAACACACCATTTGACCATAGTAAAGTTTATGGAGATACTCTTTTAACTTTTGTTAATGGTCAAAAAGTTTGGCAAAAAGGGGAATAA
- a CDS encoding aspartate carbamoyltransferase catalytic subunit → MIIQQERISLKHLLTVEALTDQEVMGLIRRGQEFKNGAKWTPEKDQYFATNLFFENSTRTHKSFDVAEKKLGIEVIEFDASTSSVQKGETLYDTVLTMSALGVDVAVIRHGDENYYDDLIQSKTIQCGIINGGDGSGQHPTQCLLDLMTIYEEFGRFEGLKVAIVGDITHSRVAKSNMQMLKRLGAQVFFSGPEQWYDEEFEVYGHYLPLDELVSEVDVMMMLRVQHERHDGNESFSKEGYHEQYGLTVGRAKKMKENAIIMHPAPVNRDVELADSLVEGYQARIIQQMTNGVFVRMAILEAVLAGRA, encoded by the coding sequence ATGATCATCCAACAAGAAAGAATCAGTTTAAAACACTTATTAACAGTTGAAGCTTTAACTGACCAAGAAGTCATGGGACTAATCAGACGAGGACAAGAATTTAAAAATGGTGCAAAATGGACACCTGAAAAAGATCAATATTTTGCGACTAACTTGTTCTTTGAAAATAGTACGCGTACTCATAAAAGTTTTGATGTAGCAGAAAAAAAATTAGGCATTGAAGTCATTGAATTTGATGCTTCGACAAGTTCTGTTCAAAAAGGAGAAACCTTATATGATACTGTTTTGACGATGTCTGCATTGGGTGTCGATGTAGCAGTTATTCGTCATGGGGATGAAAACTATTACGATGACTTAATTCAAAGTAAAACGATTCAATGCGGTATTATTAACGGTGGCGACGGAAGTGGACAACATCCAACCCAATGTTTATTAGATTTGATGACCATCTATGAAGAGTTCGGTCGCTTCGAAGGCTTAAAAGTTGCAATAGTCGGTGATATTACCCACTCGCGGGTAGCTAAATCAAATATGCAAATGTTGAAACGTTTGGGAGCACAAGTATTCTTTTCTGGTCCTGAACAGTGGTATGATGAAGAATTTGAAGTCTATGGTCATTATCTTCCTTTGGATGAACTAGTTAGTGAAGTAGATGTGATGATGATGTTACGTGTGCAACACGAACGTCATGATGGCAATGAAAGTTTTTCAAAAGAAGGCTATCACGAGCAATATGGGTTGACCGTAGGGCGCGCGAAAAAGATGAAAGAGAATGCAATTATTATGCATCCAGCACCAGTTAATCGCGATGTCGAGTTGGCAGATTCATTAGTTGAAGGATATCAAGCACGAATTATTCAACAAATGACTAACGGTGTTTTTGTTCGAATGGCAATTTTAGAAGCCGTCTTAGCAGGTAGAGCTTAA
- the pyrR gene encoding bifunctional pyr operon transcriptional regulator/uracil phosphoribosyltransferase PyrR, whose protein sequence is MVAKEVVDAVTMKRALTRITYEIIERNHGIEDLVLVGIKTRGIYIAQRIAERLQQLEGVQVPVGELDITLYRDDAKKEEDPTVHASDIPVNLEGKEVIVVDDVLFTGRTIRAALDAVMDFGRPRKISLAVLVDRGHRELPIRADYVGKNIPTSLAEEIIVEMEEVDGKDRIVINKTDQ, encoded by the coding sequence ATGGTAGCAAAAGAAGTAGTAGACGCAGTAACTATGAAACGGGCTTTGACTCGGATTACCTACGAAATTATCGAACGCAATCATGGAATTGAAGATTTAGTTTTGGTAGGAATTAAAACACGAGGTATCTACATTGCTCAACGTATCGCTGAACGTTTACAACAATTAGAAGGTGTTCAAGTCCCAGTGGGAGAATTAGATATTACGCTATATCGAGACGATGCAAAAAAAGAAGAAGATCCAACTGTACATGCTTCTGATATTCCGGTTAACTTAGAGGGGAAAGAAGTTATTGTTGTGGATGATGTCTTGTTTACTGGTCGAACGATTCGTGCCGCTTTGGATGCAGTAATGGATTTTGGCCGTCCACGTAAAATCTCTCTAGCGGTACTAGTTGACCGTGGTCATAGAGAATTGCCGATTCGCGCCGATTACGTTGGAAAAAATATTCCGACTTCCTTAGCTGAAGAAATTATTGTCGAGATGGAAGAAGTAGATGGAAAAGACCGGATTGTTATTAATAAAACAGACCAATAA
- a CDS encoding RluA family pseudouridine synthase codes for MNELLIVIKENGPRIDKALTTYLPDYTRSQIQQWLKEGVVFLHGQPLKANYKVKAQDEIVICIPEPETLDLKPENLDLEIVYEDEDVAVVNKPQGMVVHPSAGHSHGTLVNGLLYQLNNLSTINDVLRPGIVHRIDKDTSGLLMVAKNDAAHESLASQLKNKTSLRKYVALVHGNITHEKGTIEAPIGRSKVNRKMQAIREDGKLAVTHFTVLERFGDFTLVELQLETGRTHQIRVHMQYIGFPLAGDPTYGPKKTLTGNGQFLHAKLLGFTHPRTKDKMVFEAPLPEIFEKTLKNLRKKD; via the coding sequence ATGAACGAACTTTTGATCGTGATAAAAGAAAACGGACCACGTATTGATAAAGCGTTAACGACATATTTACCAGATTACACGCGCTCGCAAATTCAGCAGTGGTTAAAAGAAGGTGTCGTCTTTTTACACGGACAGCCTTTAAAAGCTAATTATAAAGTTAAGGCCCAAGATGAAATTGTTATTTGTATTCCTGAGCCAGAAACATTAGATTTAAAACCGGAAAATCTTGACTTAGAAATTGTCTATGAAGATGAAGATGTAGCTGTCGTAAATAAACCTCAAGGAATGGTGGTTCATCCTTCTGCTGGACACAGCCATGGGACATTAGTTAATGGTCTTTTATACCAACTGAATAATTTATCGACAATCAATGATGTTTTACGTCCTGGTATTGTTCACCGTATTGATAAGGATACTTCAGGACTGTTGATGGTAGCTAAAAATGATGCCGCGCATGAATCTTTAGCTAGTCAATTAAAAAATAAAACGAGTTTGCGAAAATATGTAGCGTTGGTGCACGGCAACATTACGCACGAAAAAGGGACGATTGAAGCTCCAATCGGACGCTCTAAAGTTAATCGTAAGATGCAGGCTATTCGAGAAGATGGGAAGCTGGCTGTTACACATTTTACAGTTTTGGAACGTTTCGGCGATTTTACCTTAGTAGAATTACAATTAGAGACAGGACGTACTCACCAAATACGAGTACACATGCAATACATTGGTTTCCCGCTTGCAGGAGATCCAACTTATGGACCCAAGAAAACTTTAACAGGTAACGGGCAATTTTTACATGCGAAGTTACTTGGCTTCACGCATCCGCGTACCAAAGATAAAATGGTATTTGAAGCACCTTTACCGGAAATTTTTGAAAAAACATTAAAAAATTTACGAAAAAAAGATTGA
- the lspA gene encoding signal peptidase II, translating to MILFILIAVLLITIDQIVKAWIVANISLGTSMSVIKNVFSLTYYQNTGAAWSMLEGQIIFFAIVTIIAVGVCGYLLYKNRNGAKIYSLGLSLVLAGALGNFIDRMRLGYVVDMFQTDFVSFPIFNVADSCLVIGVILIFVYILFEERFKGVNA from the coding sequence ATGATACTTTTTATTCTTATTGCCGTACTTTTGATCACAATAGATCAAATTGTTAAAGCTTGGATTGTTGCTAATATTTCTTTAGGGACATCTATGTCAGTTATCAAAAATGTTTTTTCACTAACCTACTATCAAAATACCGGGGCAGCTTGGAGTATGTTAGAAGGACAAATAATTTTTTTTGCGATTGTCACAATTATTGCTGTCGGCGTGTGCGGATACTTATTATATAAAAATCGCAACGGTGCCAAAATTTATTCTCTGGGTTTAAGTCTAGTACTTGCTGGAGCATTAGGAAATTTCATCGATCGTATGCGCTTGGGTTATGTAGTGGATATGTTTCAAACTGACTTTGTCTCATTTCCTATTTTTAATGTGGCAGACTCATGTTTAGTAATAGGGGTTATTTTAATTTTTGTATATATTTTATTTGAAGAACGCTTTAAAGGAGTAAACGCATGA
- a CDS encoding CBS domain-containing protein, with translation MTTNADLFLASFNRINKWLKDQLNNPKNMGFSEMVRRLSKKPEFLTNDYVDDLLQMAQLRNAIVHDQISTDFVIAEPNEWVVKRITEIERALLQPELVLPRFRKNVTGFEITLPIHEILKTIAQKRYSQFPLYEKGQFKGLITLRALGYWFAKESLKGEIVLGNRLANELLIEDGKITNYQFVDSETTVAEVENMFHQNGLLEAILITRDGNPNGNLLGIIRPRDLFNI, from the coding sequence ATGACCACAAATGCAGATTTATTTCTAGCTAGTTTTAATCGAATTAATAAATGGTTAAAAGATCAGTTGAACAACCCTAAAAATATGGGATTTAGTGAAATGGTACGGCGGCTAAGTAAAAAGCCAGAATTTTTAACCAATGATTATGTTGACGATCTATTACAAATGGCGCAGTTACGCAATGCTATTGTCCATGATCAAATTAGTACAGATTTTGTGATTGCCGAGCCTAATGAATGGGTAGTGAAACGAATTACAGAAATCGAAAGAGCGTTGTTGCAACCGGAACTGGTTTTACCTCGCTTTCGTAAAAATGTAACAGGGTTTGAAATCACTTTGCCGATTCATGAAATTTTAAAAACAATTGCCCAAAAACGTTATTCACAATTTCCTTTATATGAAAAAGGACAATTTAAAGGGCTCATCACGTTAAGAGCACTGGGCTATTGGTTTGCTAAAGAAAGTCTAAAAGGCGAAATCGTTTTAGGAAATCGTTTAGCTAATGAATTGCTGATCGAAGATGGCAAGATAACCAATTATCAGTTTGTTGACAGTGAAACTACTGTCGCAGAAGTGGAAAATATGTTTCATCAAAATGGATTGTTAGAAGCAATCTTAATTACTCGAGATGGAAATCCTAATGGTAACCTGTTAGGGATTATACGTCCCCGAGATTTATTTAATATTTAG
- a CDS encoding EbsA family protein: MKNRKYRWQPEIAVSIIYWSLTLIVLFYSLTLSLENTRPYWKSNLVMVFFFVCVIIGCLRRFVLTEDHITVFYARFWKKQEFYYRNISQIAILKNGIEFLYLGEEYHFLMRKKTKSALITELKAHIPTENFVTKDSDLFQ, encoded by the coding sequence ATGAAAAATAGAAAATATCGTTGGCAGCCAGAAATTGCGGTTAGTATCATTTATTGGTCACTGACATTGATTGTACTTTTTTATAGTTTGACATTGTCGTTAGAAAATACTAGACCTTATTGGAAAAGTAATTTAGTCATGGTCTTCTTTTTTGTCTGTGTTATAATTGGCTGTCTACGTCGATTTGTATTGACAGAGGACCATATTACAGTTTTTTATGCTCGCTTTTGGAAAAAGCAAGAATTTTATTACCGTAACATCAGTCAAATCGCTATTTTAAAAAATGGGATTGAGTTTTTGTACTTAGGAGAAGAATATCATTTTCTTATGCGCAAAAAAACCAAATCAGCTTTAATTACGGAACTCAAAGCCCATATACCAACTGAAAACTTTGTGACAAAAGACAGTGATCTCTTTCAATAA
- a CDS encoding ribonuclease HI family protein has translation MMKAYIDAATKENPGPSGAGLLIVSDNLHKQISLPLAIMSNHQAEFYAFYELLTYLIQHHYTNETIFVYSDSKILVQTVDKNYTNNENFQEIFQKIQALLANFSLLILQWIPESKNKGADQLAKQGLQKALRQ, from the coding sequence TTGATGAAAGCCTATATCGATGCCGCTACAAAAGAAAATCCAGGTCCAAGCGGGGCTGGATTACTGATAGTTTCAGATAATCTACACAAACAAATTTCTCTTCCATTAGCGATAATGAGTAACCATCAAGCTGAGTTTTACGCTTTTTATGAATTATTAACTTATTTGATTCAACACCATTATACCAATGAAACAATTTTTGTTTACTCTGATAGTAAGATTTTAGTCCAAACCGTAGATAAAAACTACACTAATAACGAAAATTTCCAAGAAATTTTTCAAAAAATTCAAGCTTTGTTGGCAAACTTTTCTTTGCTAATTTTACAATGGATTCCCGAAAGCAAGAACAAAGGCGCCGATCAATTAGCTAAACAAGGTCTCCAAAAAGCATTAAGACAATAA
- the cls gene encoding cardiolipin synthase has protein sequence MTIQQDLSILQSVFLLVIFINTIGALVTVFRKPRSITSILAWSLTLIFIPIIGFIVYLFCGRGIDGETVYKYDVETNRKVKEINNLIHQNNKRYDVEAVEKELKLLERYLKAVDESPLTRGNSVKIYTDGNEKFEALFEDIRAAEDNIHVEYYAFFSDKIGQQFLQLLIEKANAGVEVRLIYDPWGAKGSNDKFFQPLVAAGGKVAAFITSRDLIRKTRLNYHLHRKIVVIDGKIGWTGGFNVGDQYLSRSEKFGYWRDTHGRIVGTASFSLQEIFIRDWNASVKQKNDQLDYEKRYFVVTEDTGGEAEIQVVADGPENKLDILKSAFVKMILSADEKIWIQTPYLIPDDVMFNALVTAARSGVDVRIMIPNMPDHPFIYRATQYYANLLHKMGIKIFHYENGFLHAKTIIMDDNLCSFGSTNQDIRSYELNFEVNAFVYDEILTKQLQEIFLADQEKCYLLTDEIIANQSYWLRFKQNFSRLLSPIL, from the coding sequence ATGACTATTCAACAGGACTTAAGTATTTTACAATCTGTTTTTTTACTTGTAATTTTCATTAATACAATTGGAGCTTTGGTTACAGTATTTCGTAAACCGCGTTCTATTACAAGTATTTTAGCATGGTCTTTGACATTGATTTTTATTCCCATTATTGGATTTATTGTTTATTTATTTTGTGGTCGAGGAATAGATGGAGAGACTGTCTACAAATATGATGTAGAAACCAATCGTAAAGTTAAAGAAATCAACAACCTCATTCATCAAAATAATAAGCGATACGATGTAGAAGCGGTAGAAAAAGAATTAAAATTATTAGAAAGATATTTAAAGGCTGTTGATGAATCCCCGCTGACTAGGGGGAACAGCGTGAAAATTTATACAGATGGCAATGAAAAGTTTGAAGCTTTGTTTGAAGACATTAGGGCAGCTGAAGATAATATTCATGTTGAATACTATGCTTTTTTTTCCGATAAAATCGGGCAGCAATTTTTACAATTATTAATTGAAAAGGCAAATGCAGGGGTGGAAGTTCGCCTTATTTATGATCCTTGGGGTGCAAAAGGTTCCAATGACAAATTTTTTCAGCCTTTAGTTGCTGCTGGTGGAAAAGTCGCAGCTTTTATCACTTCAAGAGACTTAATTCGCAAAACGCGGTTAAACTATCATTTGCATCGTAAAATTGTTGTCATTGACGGCAAGATTGGCTGGACTGGCGGTTTTAATGTAGGAGATCAGTATTTAAGTCGCAGTGAAAAATTTGGCTATTGGCGTGACACACACGGACGGATTGTTGGGACAGCTAGTTTTAGTTTACAAGAAATCTTTATTCGAGATTGGAATGCATCGGTTAAACAAAAAAATGATCAGCTGGATTATGAAAAACGTTATTTTGTTGTTACAGAAGATACGGGTGGAGAAGCTGAAATTCAAGTTGTAGCAGATGGACCAGAAAATAAACTCGACATTTTAAAAAGCGCCTTTGTAAAAATGATATTGTCAGCTGATGAAAAAATCTGGATTCAAACACCTTATCTGATTCCAGATGACGTCATGTTTAATGCGTTAGTTACAGCGGCTCGTTCAGGCGTAGATGTGCGCATTATGATTCCCAACATGCCCGATCATCCGTTTATTTACCGCGCTACACAATATTATGCTAATTTATTACACAAGATGGGAATCAAAATTTTCCATTATGAAAATGGCTTTTTACATGCTAAAACAATTATTATGGATGATAATTTATGCTCTTTTGGTTCAACGAATCAAGATATCCGCAGCTATGAATTGAATTTTGAAGTTAATGCTTTTGTATACGACGAAATATTGACTAAGCAGCTGCAAGAAATTTTTTTAGCCGATCAAGAAAAATGCTATTTACTAACTGATGAAATAATTGCAAATCAATCTTATTGGTTACGCTTTAAGCAAAATTTCTCTCGCTTATTGTCCCCAATTTTATAA
- a CDS encoding cation diffusion facilitator family transporter, producing MLNYFMKKVETKDSEKTRTAFGFLAGSLGLISNSLLFVMKFLIGLFAQSVSIMADAINSLSDTASSVLTLVGFHIAAKPADKEHPYGHERFEYISGFMISIIITFVGCQFLISSVEKIIDPSKIKLSPLVFIILLLSIGIKIWQSLMYQKLSATIDSETLKASSQDSLNDVMTTAAVLISAFVELFTGLHVDGWMGLVIALYILYSGLKMVKEFIDELLGSRPSTEEILKMEERLNEYPDILGYHDLLVHSYGPKKQFATVHIEVDDTWSLNYAHNIINNIEKDFREKLKVELVCHLDPVAVKSPEYQQKWELVKAAITALQLDLRVHDFRIEKEQLSFDVVVPPKCPQSDSEIREELKKYLTKQLGPITLEITFDHNYLL from the coding sequence ATGCTAAATTATTTTATGAAAAAAGTCGAAACAAAAGATTCAGAGAAAACCCGAACGGCCTTTGGTTTTTTAGCGGGAAGTTTGGGACTTATTTCAAATAGTCTTTTATTTGTTATGAAATTTCTTATAGGACTTTTTGCTCAAAGTGTCTCAATTATGGCAGATGCCATTAACAGTTTAAGTGATACTGCATCTTCTGTTTTAACTTTAGTCGGCTTTCATATTGCTGCTAAACCAGCTGACAAAGAACATCCTTATGGCCATGAGCGATTTGAATATATTAGTGGTTTTATGATATCCATTATTATTACTTTTGTTGGTTGTCAATTCTTAATTTCATCTGTTGAGAAAATAATAGATCCTAGTAAAATTAAACTTTCACCTTTAGTTTTTATTATTTTGTTATTATCGATTGGTATTAAAATTTGGCAGAGTTTAATGTATCAAAAGCTTTCAGCTACAATTGACTCAGAAACATTAAAGGCCTCTTCACAGGACAGTCTAAATGATGTTATGACAACTGCAGCAGTTCTTATCTCAGCTTTTGTTGAACTTTTCACTGGATTGCATGTTGATGGTTGGATGGGACTTGTTATAGCGTTATATATACTCTACAGCGGTTTAAAAATGGTAAAAGAGTTCATTGATGAGTTATTGGGAAGTCGCCCAAGTACAGAAGAAATTTTGAAAATGGAAGAACGTCTTAATGAATACCCTGATATTTTGGGATATCACGATTTACTGGTTCACAGTTATGGTCCGAAAAAGCAATTTGCTACAGTTCATATTGAAGTGGATGATACATGGAGCTTAAATTATGCGCATAATATCATTAATAATATCGAAAAAGACTTTCGTGAAAAACTGAAAGTTGAACTGGTTTGTCATCTGGACCCGGTAGCTGTGAAAAGTCCTGAGTATCAGCAGAAGTGGGAATTAGTAAAGGCAGCAATAACGGCACTGCAATTGGATTTACGTGTTCATGATTTTCGTATTGAAAAAGAGCAATTATCATTTGATGTAGTGGTACCTCCTAAGTGTCCTCAAAGCGATTCTGAAATTCGAGAGGAACTGAAAAAATACTTAACCAAACAACTGGGGCCAATAACATTAGAAATAACTTTTGATCATAATTACTTATTATAA